The DNA sequence GGAAGTTTTTGCGCAAGACGATACTGTTTTTCAGCCTCTTTATACCTACCGGCATCCCTAAGAGCAATCAGGTAATTGTTTCTGATGAACCTGAAATTAGGCGCTTTTTTTACTGTGTCCTCAAAAAGGGAAAGATTGGAACTCCAGATATAACTTCTATGAACTGTAGATGCGGCAAAAACCAGCACAATAAAACAGCACACAGGGATTACCACTTGATGCAATCTGGAACTCGTAACAAAATAGCATCCTAGTGAAATAATGAAAAAGGCGGAGGCAATGTATACATACCTCTCGGCATAGGATGTCCACGCAATAGCTCCCAATGAAAGTGGCAGCGCCGGAAGAATGAGGCATATACCTGTTATGAAGAAGGTGGTGGCAAGGGTTCCACGCAACATAAAAAGCAAAATAAATGGCGCCGTAGCGACACCTGCAATATTGTAATATGGCGAGATCTCGCGGATGGCAAAATTAAGGGGGAACGGGAAGATGAATTTTTTCAGGTAAAAGGCGATGGCCCCGAGAAATGTCTGGATTGTATAGTTGCTGTCAGCCTGTATTAGTGTAATTGTCGCTGAGATCTGACCGGAACCCGACGCAAAAACCATCTTCCGGGTAAGGTACATAACTGTGGCGCCGAAGGCAACAGCAACAACAAGCAGAACGCACCTTACTATCATCCTCCTGTCAATTAAGCAGAGCCAGACCAGAAATAAGGCGAGCAGCGCACTGGTAACCCAAAGGCTATAAGAGACAACCAACAGCACTGCAGCAACAAAACCGGTTGCCGCAGCCGCTCTCAGCATCTTGCTGTAATCTGCATCCGAAGATATACTCTCAGCTTCATTCAACAATAGAAGCAGCAACCAGCCGACCAGATACCCTAAAGCAACCTCTTTGGCAAGATATGAAACAGCGATGCAGACTAAAGAGCCTAATAGGAAAAACAGACCATTTCTCTCCCGGTAACGTAGCAATAAATATGTACTGAGCAAGATAAAAAAACCGCTAAAAAGATCGGTTCTACCAGACAGCCAGCAGACTGATTCAGTGGCAATCGGGTGAAGGCCGAAGAGAAGGGAAAACATCAATGGCAAAAACCGTTTTTGAACATCAGCCAGCCTGGAAAGTATCAGAAACACAAGAACCGCATTGGCGGCATGAGCTGAGATATTTACCAAGTGCATCATCCTAAGGTCGAACATCAGGATGTACTTGTCAAAGAGTTGGCTCAACAGGATCAATGGGCGATAATAACCGGCTCCATGAGCGCCGGGGAAAAACACCTCCCGAAAACCTGCAAAATTGTAATCTCTTACCCACTGCAACATCAGATAATCGTCTACGGTATTTACTTCGGCAAAGATACTGGGTGAATAAGCCAGGAGAACGGCAAAGAAGATAAGATAACAGCGGTTTCTTGTCGTAACGTTCATGAAGTCTGGTGACCGGTTTCATAAAGAGAGTTGAATAAAAAAAAGAGGGTTGAGAACTCAACCCTCCGGTTTAGCGTATCGATGCAAATTCTATTGCCAGGCGCCATCAGGCCCTGCAGTTGCAGAGTTAGTTGCAGTAGGAACGCATACTGTGGCATTTGCTTGCTGAGCAGGAATTGCCTTAGAGTATATCTTTGAGGTGTCTGTTAACGTGTTTGTAATACCTGTACCACCAGCAGAGCCAAACTCTTTCTTACCACTGACATGGCAAGAAGTTGCAGTATATGAGTTTGCTGCTGAAGTAATCGAAATGCCAACCTTGGCTGAAGGAGTAAATGAACCGCCACCAATCGAAGTCGTCGTTGTAATGCTTTGTGCAGCTAATGCGGATGTTGAAAAACAGAGTACCGCAAGAATTGTTATAACCTTTTTCATAAAAGATCTCCTTATGAGAAGAATGAGCGTATAACGCAAAAAAAATAATTATCCAATAACCGGATATTGCTGACTGTCAGCAAATGCCGATTCCATCTGGGTCTTCAGGTTGCGAAGGTCGCTCTGTGCCGCTGAATCATACGCCTTAGCCCGGTAGGTAGAGAACTGCGGAATGGCGATGGCAGCCAGGATACCGATGATCGCCACAACGATCAGCAGCTCGATGAGGGTAAAACCTTTGTTGTTTCTAAATTTGCTAAGCATACTTGATTCTCCTTTCTAGTTTGTACATAAGAAGGTTTTATTGCAGTATCGGAATTACAGCTAAGAACTTTAGCGGAATTTTATTAACTATAAAGCTAGAACCATGCCACTATTCCCGCCCAACAGAACTATAATATTTTAAACCAGTTACAAACAATACCAACAAGATCTGCTTTAAACTGCACTAAGAAAACAACAAATAAATGTCACTTCTGATGACAATTTTTGTCACTCATCATCCATGCCGAACTTGACCAAGCGATACCGGAAAGAGCGGAAAGTCATCCCCAGTAGTTCGGCAGCTTTTTTCTTTACCCCGCCGCACTGCTCCAGAGACTGGAGCAGGTAGCGCTTCTCGATCCCGTCCAGATATGCCTCAAGATTGACCCCTTCGGCCGGAATGCTGAATTTCTCAGCTTTAGTAACCGACTGTTGGAAGTTTACGACATGGGCGGGTAGGGAATCCAAAGTAATTGAGCTGTCACCTATCACCACGCAACGCTCTACGATATTCTCCAGTTCCCGCACATTACCAGGAAACGGGTAAGTAATAAGCACCTTGAGCGCGTCATTATCGATTGAGTTCCAGATGTCCGGCTTTTCCGAAAACTTGCGATAGAAATGCTCAACCAAAAGCGGAATATCATCGGGCCGTTCCCTTAGAGAAGGCATCCTGACCTGTACAACGTCAAGCCGGTAATACAAATCTTCCCGGAAACTCCCCTCCTTGACCTGTTCTTCCAGCTCCCTGTTGGAAGCAGCGATGATCCTTACATCCGATTTCCGGTCGGCATCATCACCGATTCGCCGGAACTCTTTTTCCTGCAAGACCCGCAACAGCTTTGCCTGGAGCTGCAGTGGCACTTCACCGATTTCATCAAGGAACAGCGTCCCCCCCTCTGCCTGTTCAAATAGCCCGGCACGATCGACAACAGCGCCGGTAAATGCCCCCTTACGGTGACCAAACAGCTCTGACTCAATCAGGTTTTCCGGAATTGCGCCGCAGTTGACCGCCACGAAGCGTTTTTCCTTTCTCGGGCCGTTGTAATGTATGGCGCGGGCCGCCAGTTCCTTGCCGGTACCGCTCTCTCCAAGAATCAGGACTGTTGCCGTGCTGGCGGCAACCTTTTCAATCAGCGAATAAACCGCTTTCATCTTCGGGCTTTTGCCGATCAGACCGCTGAAACTGAACCGCTCCTGTACTTCATTACGGAGCAGCCGGTTCTCACGCTGCAGCATCCGCTTTTCCAGCGCATTCCGCACCAGAACCTTGATCTCTTCAACCTTGAACGGCTTGGCAATATAATCGTAGGCACCGAGCTTCATCGCCTCAACCGCCTGTTCGGCTGTGGTATAGGCAGTAATCAGCAGCACTGCTGTTTCCGGGGTTAGTTGTTTGATCCGCTCCAACAGTTCCAAACCAGAAAGTCCCGGCATGCTCACATCCGAGATCACCAGTTCAAAGCTGCCACTCTCAAGGAGCTTCAAGGCCTCCTCGGCACTGCCTGCCTGCTCTGCTAGATATCCTTCCCTTTCAAGCAGAATGGCCAGAAATTCCCGCATGCTCAGCTCATCGTCAACTACAAGAACCCGCGACTGTTCCATTTATTCTCCGCCTATTTCTCCTGCCGGAAGCAGAATACTGAAAATCGTCCCTCTGCTAGGCGCACTTTCAACAAAGATCCGCCCCTCATGCGCCTCTATTATTCGGTAGACTGTTGCCAGCCCAAGACCAGTGCCATCAGGCTTGGTCGTAAAAAACGGCTCGAACAGGTGTTTGGTTGCTGCCTCAGCCATGCCGGTTCCATTATCCTTTATGTCTATCCGAACAAAATTCTTCCGATCTGATCTCCTGCCACTCAGATGCACCTTGGTTCCGGTGATCGTGATCTCGCCCCCATAAGGCATTGCTTCGGCTGCATTCACCAACAGATTCCAAAACACCTGCTGGAGCTGATCCCGATCAGCAAGTACTGCGCTGCCAGTCTCAACCGACATCACCATTGATACTTTAGAAAATCGTGGATCCGGCTTGAGCAAGACATCAAGCTCAAAACACAGCTCGTTAATATCAACTGAAGACAGGTTGAGCGCTACCGGCCGGGCGTAAACGAGAAAGTCGCTGATCAAGGCATTCAATCGGTCGGTTTCCCTCAAAACTATGGCCAGCAATTTCCGGTCCTGAGCAGGAATCTCACTTGATTGAGCCATCAGTTGCACAGAACCGCTGATCGATGCGAGGGGGTTGCGTATTTCATGAGCGATTCGTGCTGCAAGCTCACCGATTGCCGCAAGGCGGTCGGCCCGTTTCAGTTCCTCTTCCATCCGCCTGATCCGGCTGAGGTCTTCAAAATTGAGAATTATGCCGCTGAACTCACCCTTGTTGTCAAAAAACCGGATCGACCGGTAGCCGAAGATCAGCTCTTCGCCAGCAGGGTCTATAAACTGTGCCTCACCGGAAACAACAACCTCCTGCTGACTGAGGACAAGTTCAAAACCAGGGATAAGCTCCACCAAGAGCCGGTCATAGGCCTTTTCTTGAGATATGCCGGTCAGCTCTTCAGCAAACCGGTTAAAAACCCTTACCCGCCCCTGCGGGGTCACAGTCATCAAGCCGCTGGTAAGGTTTTTCACAATCAGGCTGTTGAGCCTTTCCAGCTCAAGATAGTCGATCTCCTTTTCCAAAAGCGCGCTCTCGCTGGTTTTGGCCCGCTCGGAAAGGTAACCGGTCAGAAGTGCGGTAATGTAAAATGCAGTGATATTGAGAAAGACGGTATAGAGCAGGTATGGCAGGCCATACTGTTGAGCAACATTCGGGCTTAAACCTATGGATAGCAGCTTGCCGTAATATTGCAGGTCAATGATTGCGCCATAGAGAATGGCGCAGAGTGATGCGGCATAAAATGCCTGTCTGCGGGCCAGCAGCACCGAGGAAGAGATTATGGCCAGTATGTAAAGAAAAGAATAAGGAGAAGAGATGCCACCGGTCAGGAGAATCAGCAGAGTTACCAGCAGCAGGTCCCAGATGATCTGGGTGTATGTAAGTACCGGGCGGATTTTTTCTTGCAGACTCAGAGCGGCCAAAGAGAGAAAAGAAAAAATATAGGTCGCGCCGATCAGCTTCCACAACCCTGAAAGAGAGAGGCTGTCGAAGCTTTCAGGGTGGCTCTCATAGAGAATGGACGTGGAGGCGTAAAACAGCGTGACCACGATCATCCTGGCAATGGCGTACCAGGTGAGACGCCTCCTATCACTCATTGCTTAACCGCCAACGGCTCCCGCAAGCTTGAATATCGGCAGGTACATTGCTACCACCAGCCCGCCGACTGTTGTGCCAAGCACCACCATCAACATAGGCTCCATCATGGCAGTAAGGGCGGATACCGCATCGTCCACCTCATCGTCATAGAAATCAGCTATTTTGTTGAGCATGGTATCCATGGCGCCGGTGGCCTCACCTACGGCAATCATCTGCACTACCATCGGCGGAAATACCCCGCACTCAGCCAACGGCTCGGCAATGGTCTTCCCTTCGGAGATCGACTGCCGCACATTGTATATCGCCTCTTCGACAATCTTGTTGCCGGCGGTCTTGGCAACGATCTCCAGGCCATCCATGATCGGCACGCCGCTGCTGATCATGGTGCCCAAGGTACGGGTAAACTTGGCAACCGAGACCTTCCTGATCAGAGGGCCGGCGATCGGTGCCTTAAGCGCCCAACTGTCTATGTTTTTCCGACCCATCGGGGTATCGTAATATTTCCCGATAAGGTACTTTAAGCCAAACATCGCTGCAATCATTACCAAGATGTACTTCTTGAAAAAATTGCTTAGCGCGATAACAAACTTGGTTGGAGCCGGAAGGTCACCACCGAAATCGGCAAACATCTTGGCGAAAGTCGGGATGACAAATACGAGAATCACACCTACGACAATAACGGCGATAGACATGATGGTAGCCGGATAGACCATCGCCCCCTTTACCTGCTTCTTCAGTTTCATTGCTTTTTCGATGTAAGCGGCAAGCCGATTCAAAATGGTGTCCAGGATACCGCCGACCTCGCCGGCCGCAACGAGGTTTACATACAGCTGGTCGAAAACCTTCGGATGCCTTGCCAGAGAGTCGGCAAAGGTGGAACCGCTCTCGACGCTCTCCTTGACCTTCAGGAGCACATCCTTGAACGTCTTGTTCTCCTGCTGCGATGAAAGGATATCGAGACACTGAACCAGCGGCAGACCGGAATCGATCATGGTCGCAAACTGGCGGGTAAAGACCACCAGATCTTTGGTCTCGACCTTTTTTGCGCCACTCAGCCCCGGGATTTTGAAATCCTTGCCAAACCCCTTGCCGTCTTCTTTTACAGATATTCCGGTAAAACCGAAACGCTTTAGTTGGGCTTCAACATTGCTGGAGTTTTCAGCCTCCATGACCCCTTTTTGCGTCTGACCTGATTTGTTCCGTGCTTCCCAGTTAAACTTGGGCATTGTTCCTCCTGCATCATTGATTCTGTCAAAAGCACCAGCAGCAGCGTTCAGCCTTCATAAGAAGCTCAATCTATGGTTCTTCTTATCTCGCTACTGCATAGGCCTGCGTGGCTGGTTAACGCCGCCTGGAGCAGAAAGCATCTGCTTCAGTTCATCAGGTTCCGGCGACCTCCCCAAAGCGTCCTCCAGAGTGATCAATCTACGCTTGTAAAGAGAATAGAGTGATTGATTCATGGTCTGCATCCCGAACTTGTCCTGTCCTACCTGCATCTGGGAGTATATTTGGTGGATCTTGTCCTCACGGATCAGGTTCCGTATTGCCGGGTTCGGCACCATCACCTCCAGGGAAAGGATCCTGCCGCGACCACCGGCCTTTGGAATAAGTGTCTGTGACAACACCCCTTCAAGAACAAAGGAGAGTTGAGTGCGCACCTGGGTCTGCTGATAGGGGGGAAAAACATCAATAATCCGGTTGATGGTCTGGGCGCAGGAGTTGGTATGAAGCGTGGCAAAGCAGAGATGCCCTGTCTCGGCAAGGGTCAGTGCAGCCTCGATAGTCTCCAGATCCCGCAACTCACCAACGAGAACTATGTCCGGATCCTGCCTGAGCACATACTTTAGGGCATTTTTGAAGCTTTTGGTATCGGCCCCGACTTCCCTCTGGTTCACCAGACACCCCTTATGCGGATGCAGGTATTCTATCGGATCTTCAATAGTCACAATATGATCGTGACGCTCAGTGTTGATCTTGTCGATTATTGAAGCAAGAGTGGTAGATTTGCCGCTCCCGGTCGGTCCGGTTACCAAGATGAGCCCGCGCGGCTTCTCTGATAGCTCCTTGACAACTGGGGGCAGACCCAACTCCTCGAACGTCAGTATCTTGTACGGAATTACCCTGAAAACACCGGCTACAGCTCCCCGCTGGATCAGGATATTGCCGCGAAACCGTGACAGCCCTTTGACACCGAAAGAAAGATCAAGTTCGCTCTCTTCTTCGAATTTATGTTTCTGCGCCTCGGTCAGTACGCTATAGCAGAGCTGCTTGGTGTCCACGGCATTCAACGGTGGCAGATCAAGCGGGATCAACTTCCCATCAACCCGGATCTGCGGTGGCGTATTCGTTGTGATATGAAGGTCGGAACCGCCACGCTCTACAAGCTCTTTCAGCAACTGGTGCAGGTTTGCCATTGCCAGGCCCCCTTCTAATCGTCAGCTACGGTTACCCGCAGCACCTCTTCAAAAGATGTCACGCCTTCCTTGAGCTTTGTCAGGCCGGACTGCCTCATGGTCTTGATACCCAGCCTCATCGACTCGCGCTTGATTTCGGCAGTATTGGCGCCGTTGAGGATCAATTCCCTGATCTCCTCAAGCATCGGCATCACTTGGTAAAAACCGACACGTCCCTTGAATCCGGTGCCATTGCACTTGGGACAGCCAGTGCCGTGGTAGCAGACGAACTCCTCAGCCTCTTCCTTCGGCACACCGGCAGCGATAAGCGCCTTGACCGGAACCTCCTCAACCACCTTGCATTCTGAGCACACGCGTCGCGCCAGACGCTGGGCAGTGATCAGGTTGACGGCAGAGGCAACCAGAAACGGCTCAATCCCCATGTTGAGGAGACGATTGATGGTAGCCGGAGCATCGTTGGTATGCAGAGTGGAGAGCACCATATGGCCGGTAAGTGCGGCTTTAACGGCAATTTCGGCAGTCTCGAAGTCCCGGATCTCACCAATCATGATGATATCAGGATCCTGGCGCAGAAAGGCGCGCAGCGCCGCAGCAAAGGTGAGGCCAATATCCTCATGCATCTGCACCTGGTTGATCCCGGCAAAATTGAACTCAACCGGATCTTCGGCAGTGGAAATATTTTCCGTTACCTTGTTCAGCTCGGACAAAGCCGAGTAGAGCGATACTGTCTTGCCGCTGCCGGTCGGTCCGGTGACAAGCACCATGCCGAACGGCTTGTGGATCTCGGCCTGAAAATGGGCAAGCGCATCCGTTTCATAGCCAAGTTTGGTCATGTCGAGCTGCAGGTTGGATTTGTCGAGCAAGCGGAGAACAATCTTTTCGCCGAAAAGCGTCGGCAGTACCGAGACCCGGAAATCCATATCCTTGCCGCCGCCGAGCTTGATCTTGATCCTGCCGTCCTGAGGCAGTCGCCGCTCGGCAATATCCAGTTCCGACATGATCTTGATGCGCGAGGTTATGGCATTTTTCAGCTTCATCGGCGGCTTCATCGCCTCGTACAGGACACCGTCAATCCGGTATCGGACGCGAAAGGTCCTCTCGTACGGTTCAATGTGAATATCGCTGGCCTTTTTCTTGATGGCGTCGGTCAGTATCAGGTTCACCAGTTTTACAACAGGCGCATCCTCAGTGGCCCGCTCCAGGGAGGAAATATCAACATCTTCCTCGTCCCCCACCACCTCCAGATCTTCAAGCCCCTCGATATCGCTCATGACATCGGCCAGCGAGGCCGACTGGTCGTAATACTTGTCAATCGCGCTCTTGATTGCAGATTCAGGCGCAACAACGACTTCAATGCTGAATCCGGTCATGAAGCGGATGTCATCAACCGCGAAGATATTGGATGGGTCGCTCATTGCGACAATAAGGGTGCCACCGGCCCGGTTCACAGGTACTACCTGGTATTTCTGGGCAACGTCGACCGGTACGGTTTTTATCACTGCGGGATCGATTTCTACTTCGGAAAGGCTGATTGAAGGAACGCCATACTGCTTGGAAAGGAAAGACACGAGGTCTTCCTCGGTGATAATACTGTTGCGGATCAGGATCGTGCCGAGTCGCACCTGGCTTCCGGCCTGCTTCTGCTCCTCGAGAGCCGCGGAAAGCTGTTCCCTGGTGATTAGATTGTTGCGAACAAGGAGATCACCGAGCCTGCTTGACTGCATAGAAAACCTCAAATGACAGCTTTGTAAATAGCCCTCAACTAAGCTCTAACTAGCCTATCGCAAGGAGAGAACTGAAGCTCACCTCTCCGGTTTCTCAGCCCTTGCTTATGGCGCTATTCACGCTACTGTTAATTTCCGTGAGTTGCTCATGGCTTTATCATGAAGATTGTTATCAATGTAACATAGTAAATCAAGGCTTCATGTTGTCAAGGCGACGCAGTAACGGAATTTATGAGGTGCTGCGGATGATCATTACCTGAGTCCGTAGCTGGAGCGTATTTGATCGACCTGTCGCTTTGTTTCAGGGGCAATCTGCTCGGCCATCATCAACTGCTTTCTGGCTTCGTTGAAATTACCGAAACGGATCAACGCCTCTCCGGCCTCAATGTGGCTGTTAGCGTAAATGAGAATCGCCTTGCCGGTGTCAAGATCGCGGAAGAACATGTCGCCGCTCATCCCCCTCAGGCTGTAAAGGTCCCATATCGACGGGTCAGGTACGCCGCTGCCCCCACCCTCCTGATACTTGAGCTGGTAACAAACCCCTTTCTGCAGGAGCGCAAATGATTCGAACGGGATTGAGAACCGTGTGGAAAAATCCACAAACACCGGTCGCTTGCCGATCTGTTCGGATATGGCCATTTTGAGCACATTCTCAGGGGCTTGGGTTTCCAAAGGAATCGCCCGGAGCACACTGTTTTTAAACAACTTCGGGAACCCATCCAGATACCAATCAAAAACAAGATGGGGTGTATGTAACAAATCAACATCCTCGCGCATCCTTTCCACCCCCTGCAGGTACCAGAGGGGAAAGGCGCCGCTGTCTCCCCAGGTGTAAAGAATAGCCCCCTGGGGAAGAGTACGCAGGGAGTTACTAGCGTAGTCGTTGGCTATGTAGTTCAAATGCTGGTCGTTCACCACATAATTGAGGGAACAGATGGTAAACGGCAGCGCCATCAGCAACCCGGCAATGGCACCGGCAGCCGGGAGCGCCGGACGACGCAGAAAAGGGAGGATAAACAGAAACAGCTTGAGCAGCATAAACATCCCGAGCCCAATGAAAACCGCCGATAGCAGGTACAACGGCGTGAAAAACTCCTCTGTCAGAAAGATCAGATCCTCGGGCGTGTTGAAATAACCGACGATTACCGCAATAAAGGAGAGAATTCCGACGATATAAGCCATGATGCCGTGAAGAAACTTGCGCAGGAACAGCAAGCAACCGATGACAAGCAGGACAAGACCGATCCAGGTATATTCATACGGGACATTAAAGGCGTTG is a window from the Geoanaerobacter pelophilus genome containing:
- a CDS encoding tetratricopeptide repeat protein produces the protein MFLILSRLADVQKRFLPLMFSLLFGLHPIATESVCWLSGRTDLFSGFFILLSTYLLLRYRERNGLFFLLGSLVCIAVSYLAKEVALGYLVGWLLLLLLNEAESISSDADYSKMLRAAAATGFVAAVLLVVSYSLWVTSALLALFLVWLCLIDRRMIVRCVLLVVAVAFGATVMYLTRKMVFASGSGQISATITLIQADSNYTIQTFLGAIAFYLKKFIFPFPLNFAIREISPYYNIAGVATAPFILLFMLRGTLATTFFITGICLILPALPLSLGAIAWTSYAERYVYIASAFFIISLGCYFVTSSRLHQVVIPVCCFIVLVFAASTVHRSYIWSSNLSLFEDTVKKAPNFRFIRNNYLIALRDAGRYKEAEKQYRLAQKLPSVQYVSDLDLNYANLLAITGRYSEADRLYAKVFEKSGESNLYLDFLRQMHATALGKERVFWGNRLLEISERTIAMTKDYAKYYQMGKVALDIGERSAARKYFVAGCSFIPSNDPQSHFACRLADSLQ
- a CDS encoding sigma-54-dependent transcriptional regulator produces the protein MEQSRVLVVDDELSMREFLAILLEREGYLAEQAGSAEEALKLLESGSFELVISDVSMPGLSGLELLERIKQLTPETAVLLITAYTTAEQAVEAMKLGAYDYIAKPFKVEEIKVLVRNALEKRMLQRENRLLRNEVQERFSFSGLIGKSPKMKAVYSLIEKVAASTATVLILGESGTGKELAARAIHYNGPRKEKRFVAVNCGAIPENLIESELFGHRKGAFTGAVVDRAGLFEQAEGGTLFLDEIGEVPLQLQAKLLRVLQEKEFRRIGDDADRKSDVRIIAASNRELEEQVKEGSFREDLYYRLDVVQVRMPSLRERPDDIPLLVEHFYRKFSEKPDIWNSIDNDALKVLITYPFPGNVRELENIVERCVVIGDSSITLDSLPAHVVNFQQSVTKAEKFSIPAEGVNLEAYLDGIEKRYLLQSLEQCGGVKKKAAELLGMTFRSFRYRLVKFGMDDE
- a CDS encoding two-component system sensor histidine kinase NtrB, yielding MSDRRRLTWYAIARMIVVTLFYASTSILYESHPESFDSLSLSGLWKLIGATYIFSFLSLAALSLQEKIRPVLTYTQIIWDLLLVTLLILLTGGISSPYSFLYILAIISSSVLLARRQAFYAASLCAILYGAIIDLQYYGKLLSIGLSPNVAQQYGLPYLLYTVFLNITAFYITALLTGYLSERAKTSESALLEKEIDYLELERLNSLIVKNLTSGLMTVTPQGRVRVFNRFAEELTGISQEKAYDRLLVELIPGFELVLSQQEVVVSGEAQFIDPAGEELIFGYRSIRFFDNKGEFSGIILNFEDLSRIRRMEEELKRADRLAAIGELAARIAHEIRNPLASISGSVQLMAQSSEIPAQDRKLLAIVLRETDRLNALISDFLVYARPVALNLSSVDINELCFELDVLLKPDPRFSKVSMVMSVETGSAVLADRDQLQQVFWNLLVNAAEAMPYGGEITITGTKVHLSGRRSDRKNFVRIDIKDNGTGMAEAATKHLFEPFFTTKPDGTGLGLATVYRIIEAHEGRIFVESAPSRGTIFSILLPAGEIGGE
- a CDS encoding type II secretion system F family protein — encoded protein: MPKFNWEARNKSGQTQKGVMEAENSSNVEAQLKRFGFTGISVKEDGKGFGKDFKIPGLSGAKKVETKDLVVFTRQFATMIDSGLPLVQCLDILSSQQENKTFKDVLLKVKESVESGSTFADSLARHPKVFDQLYVNLVAAGEVGGILDTILNRLAAYIEKAMKLKKQVKGAMVYPATIMSIAVIVVGVILVFVIPTFAKMFADFGGDLPAPTKFVIALSNFFKKYILVMIAAMFGLKYLIGKYYDTPMGRKNIDSWALKAPIAGPLIRKVSVAKFTRTLGTMISSGVPIMDGLEIVAKTAGNKIVEEAIYNVRQSISEGKTIAEPLAECGVFPPMVVQMIAVGEATGAMDTMLNKIADFYDDEVDDAVSALTAMMEPMLMVVLGTTVGGLVVAMYLPIFKLAGAVGG
- a CDS encoding type IV pilus twitching motility protein PilT, whose amino-acid sequence is MANLHQLLKELVERGGSDLHITTNTPPQIRVDGKLIPLDLPPLNAVDTKQLCYSVLTEAQKHKFEEESELDLSFGVKGLSRFRGNILIQRGAVAGVFRVIPYKILTFEELGLPPVVKELSEKPRGLILVTGPTGSGKSTTLASIIDKINTERHDHIVTIEDPIEYLHPHKGCLVNQREVGADTKSFKNALKYVLRQDPDIVLVGELRDLETIEAALTLAETGHLCFATLHTNSCAQTINRIIDVFPPYQQTQVRTQLSFVLEGVLSQTLIPKAGGRGRILSLEVMVPNPAIRNLIREDKIHQIYSQMQVGQDKFGMQTMNQSLYSLYKRRLITLEDALGRSPEPDELKQMLSAPGGVNQPRRPMQ
- the pilB gene encoding type IV-A pilus assembly ATPase PilB; the encoded protein is MQSSRLGDLLVRNNLITREQLSAALEEQKQAGSQVRLGTILIRNSIITEEDLVSFLSKQYGVPSISLSEVEIDPAVIKTVPVDVAQKYQVVPVNRAGGTLIVAMSDPSNIFAVDDIRFMTGFSIEVVVAPESAIKSAIDKYYDQSASLADVMSDIEGLEDLEVVGDEEDVDISSLERATEDAPVVKLVNLILTDAIKKKASDIHIEPYERTFRVRYRIDGVLYEAMKPPMKLKNAITSRIKIMSELDIAERRLPQDGRIKIKLGGGKDMDFRVSVLPTLFGEKIVLRLLDKSNLQLDMTKLGYETDALAHFQAEIHKPFGMVLVTGPTGSGKTVSLYSALSELNKVTENISTAEDPVEFNFAGINQVQMHEDIGLTFAAALRAFLRQDPDIIMIGEIRDFETAEIAVKAALTGHMVLSTLHTNDAPATINRLLNMGIEPFLVASAVNLITAQRLARRVCSECKVVEEVPVKALIAAGVPKEEAEEFVCYHGTGCPKCNGTGFKGRVGFYQVMPMLEEIRELILNGANTAEIKRESMRLGIKTMRQSGLTKLKEGVTSFEEVLRVTVADD
- a CDS encoding glycosyltransferase family 117 protein; the encoded protein is MKADRLFFRLDHCALLSFLVPLSIYLMTLAPSVTFFDSGEFMTAIYSLGSAHSPGYPFFINYAKPFTFLPFGSIAFRVNIATAVSAAAACYAVYLLVTYILANERLSVDSKFSALYIRLVGLAAALSFAFTPRLWLQSNHDKPYPIISFIAAVVFFLVLRWRESYRQGDERPAYIYLGAFLCGLGFGAHQTMVLMVPVYAFMIVATDWRIISRIKEMVLAVAFATLGFAVHLHIPVRATRNPLLNWGDAKTLDQFLWHFLRKGYPVEKPVRDFNLFWQQVNAFNVPYEYTWIGLVLLVIGCLLFLRKFLHGIMAYIVGILSFIAVIVGYFNTPEDLIFLTEEFFTPLYLLSAVFIGLGMFMLLKLFLFILPFLRRPALPAAGAIAGLLMALPFTICSLNYVVNDQHLNYIANDYASNSLRTLPQGAILYTWGDSGAFPLWYLQGVERMREDVDLLHTPHLVFDWYLDGFPKLFKNSVLRAIPLETQAPENVLKMAISEQIGKRPVFVDFSTRFSIPFESFALLQKGVCYQLKYQEGGGSGVPDPSIWDLYSLRGMSGDMFFRDLDTGKAILIYANSHIEAGEALIRFGNFNEARKQLMMAEQIAPETKRQVDQIRSSYGLR